From a region of the Zingiber officinale cultivar Zhangliang chromosome 10B, Zo_v1.1, whole genome shotgun sequence genome:
- the LOC122029047 gene encoding uncharacterized protein LOC122029047: MGKALTNVEVASRLIKWATELGEYNIVYQPRTAIKAQALADFLTEIHQPDSEETWRVYVDGSATRQGSDVGVLLISPQEDVLQLAVQLNFRATNNEVEYEALLEAYEKMKQEFKEVIISKIPISENGKADELSKMDSSLTTWVLDRPTTQTFLIAQIDLQNNMDEIIDWRAPMISYLQQGTLPTDLEQARLIKKKVHAFTMVGDQLYKRAFSRPLLKCISIEEADQVLREMHLGCCGSHAGGRTLANKMLLAWYFWLTLQKDAHQLGMDIVGPFSMALGQRRFLLIAVDYFSKFGIPHKLVSDNRRQFQGRRIQAWCLGFGIIQAFTSVAYPQSNRQTEVIYREIVRGLKVKLDNAGGDWVDEL; this comes from the exons ATGGGTAAAGCTCTAACCAATGTTGAAGTTGCAAGCCGGCTCATCAAATGGGCGACCGAATTAGGAGAATATAATATCGTGTATCAACCTCGAACCGCTATTAAGGCACAGGCCTTGGCTGATTTCCTGACTGAGATTCATCAGCCTGACTCAGAGGAGACTTGGAGAGTATATGTAGATGGATCAGCTACACGTCAGGGGAGCGATGTGGGAGTTCTTCTGATATCTCCTCAGGAAGATGTTTTGCAGCTGGCCGTACAGCTAAACTTcagagccactaataatgaagtaGAATATGAAGCTTTATTG GAGGCCTATGAGAAAATGAAGCAAGAATTCAAGGAGGTCATTATAAGCAAGATCCCCATATCTGAAAACGGTAAGGCTGATGAGTTATCCAAGATGGACAGCTCCCTGACCACGTGGGTGTTGGATAGGCCAACAACCCAGACCTTCTTAATAGCCCAAATAGATCTGCAAAACAACATGGATGAGATTATTGACTGGCGGGCACCTATGATTAGTTATCTTCAACAGGGCACCTTGCCCACAGATCTGGAACAAGCGCGGCTAATCAAGAAAAAGGTCCATGCATTCACCATGGTAGGTGATCAACTATACAAGCGGGCATTCTCTCGACCTTTACTCAAATGTATAAGTATAGAAGAAGCTGATCAGGTCTTGCGAGAGATGCACTTAGGATGCTGTGGCAGTCATGCAGGAGGTCGAACTCTTGCTAATAAAATGCTGCTGGCCTGGTATTTCTGGCTTACTCTGCAAAAAGATGCTCACCAGTTG ggtatggatattgtaggacctTTCTCTATGGCACTTGGCCAAAGGAGATTCCTGCTGATAGCTGTAgactacttctcgaa ATTTGGTATACCCcacaaattggtatcagataacaGGAGACAGTTTCAGGGTCGGAGGATCCAGGCCTGGTGTCTGGGATTTGGCATCATACAGGCCTTCACCTCCGTAGCTTATCCTCAAAGTAATAGGCAGACCGAGGTGATCTATCGAGAAATTGTACGAGGACTTAAAGTAAAGCTGGATAATGCTGGAGGAGATTGGGTAGACGAGCTATAA